In Desulfovibrio sp. UIB00, the following are encoded in one genomic region:
- a CDS encoding ferredoxin — MGYNVNVDVDKCVGCGECVDVCPVEVYEIKDGKSEAVNAEECLGCESCVEVCEVSAITVEEN, encoded by the coding sequence ATGGGTTATAATGTTAATGTTGACGTTGACAAGTGCGTGGGCTGTGGCGAATGCGTGGACGTGTGCCCCGTTGAAGTTTACGAAATCAAGGACGGCAAGTCCGAAGCCGTGAACGCCGAAGAATGCCTTGGCTGCGAATCCTGTGTGGAAGTTTGCGAAGTCAGCGCTATCACCGTTGAAGAAAACTAG